From a region of the Candida albicans SC5314 chromosome 1, complete sequence genome:
- a CDS encoding ubiquitin-specific protease (Ortholog(s) have ubiquitin-specific protease activity, role in protein deubiquitination, regulation of transcription, DNA-templated and cytoplasm, nucleus localization), with protein MRLKLKSTNGVSTITLDDSKKLFKDFLIDIQQDTQLHQDTSESVSTIKLGFPPKPIDLSYGLETTLSDKNIKDGDQLLIEFTSFKRKSVSEPPLSPQPSEKKPNLRDDIPSTFIESLNKYLILRNIPDDNSCLFNSISYAISGYDSFKNISPPEELRKVVVNYIEKDPELYSDLILGRPREEYCRWIIKKDSWGGAIELGILADWFNVRIVCIDIESGNFIRFENEKDHPEKFIILIYSGIHYDVLATNDELSTENKDTDVAQWSTGDVQQEEDILAASQKLCKLLQSKDYATNTTTFRVRCLDCYSVLVGEMGASKHAEETGHLNFGEVKKS; from the coding sequence ATGAGATTAAAACTAAAGTCAACCAATGGAGTATCCACCATAACTTTGGATGATTCaaagaaattatttaaagaTTTCCTTATAGATATTCAACAAGATACACAACTACATCAAGATACTTCAGAAAGTgtatcaacaattaaattagGGTTCCCACCTAAACCAATTGACTTATCATATGGACTAGAAACAACTTTAAGCgataaaaatatcaaagaTGGTGACCAATTGTTAATTGAATTCACTTCATTCAAAAGGAAATCAGTTTCTGAACCTCCATTATCCCCACAACCTTCAGAAAAGAAACCTAATCTACGAGATGATATCCCATCGACTTTTATTGAATCACTTAATAAATACCTAATTCTTCGAAATATTCCGGATGATAATTCCTgtttattcaattctatATCGTATGCCATATCAGGGTATGATTCATTCAAGAATATTTCTCCACCAGAAGAATTGAGGAAAGTGGTAGtgaattatattgaaaaagatcCCGAATTATATTctgatttaattttaggTAGACCTAGAGAAGAATATTGTCGATGGATTATAAAGAAAGATAGTTGGGGGGGTGCTATAGAATTGGGGATATTGGCAGATTGGTTTAATGTTAGAATTGTATGTATAGATATTGAACTGGGGAATTTCATtcgatttgaaaatgaaaaggaTCATCcagaaaaatttattatattgatttatagTGGGATTCATTATGATGTATTGGCTActaatgatgaattgagTACGGAAAACAAAGACACTGATGTCGCTCAATGGTCCACTGGAGATGttcaacaagaagaagatatttTAGCTGCTAGTCAAAAATTATGTAAGTTGTTACAGAGTAAAGATTATGCAACAAATACAACTACATTTAGAGTTAGATGTCTAGATTGTTATCTGGTATTAGTTGGAGAAATGGGTGCTTCTAAACATGCAGAAGAAACAGGGCATCTTAATTTTGGTGAAGTTAAGAAAAGCTAG
- a CDS encoding uncharacterized protein (Similar to S. cerevisiae Bud20; predicted role in cellular bud site selection; rat catheter and Spider biofilm induced) translates to MGRYSVKRYKTKRRTRDLDLIYNDLSSPESINKLKNQPLDELKPGLGQYYCIQCAKYFENQISLDRHTKSKIHKRRVKSLNERPYTPLEAEAAAGVNMEKFIASVEKYKQLENDKQENKHQYDKLINQKKDNLDAIITGIPSEEFQQQQQQQQQEELQDANQGTAINDQEEVMMID, encoded by the coding sequence ATGGGAAGATATAGTGTTAAAAGATataaaaccaaaagaaGAACCAGAGATCTTGATCTTAtatataatgatttatctaGTCCcgaatcaataaataaattaaagaatCAACCATTAGATGAATTAAAACCTGGATTAGGTCAATATTATTGTATACAATGTgccaaatattttgaaaatcaaataagTTTGGATCGTCAtactaaatcaaaaatacaTAAACGAAGAGTTAAATCATTGAATGAAAGACCATATACTCCATTAGAAGCAGAAGCTGCTGCTGGAGTAAATatggaaaaatttattgCTAGTGtggaaaaatataaacaattggaaaatgataaacaagaaaataaacatcagtatgataaattaataaatcaaaagaaagataatTTAGATGCTATAATAACTGGTATACCTTCTGAAgaatttcaacaacaacagcaacaacaacagcaagaAGAACTACAAGATGCTAATCAAGGGACGGCTATTAATGATCAAGAAGAGGTTATGATGATTGATTAG
- the RPL10 gene encoding 60S ribosomal protein uL16 (Ribosomal protein L10; intron in 5'-UTR; downregulated upon phagocytosis by murine macrophage; transcription regulated by yeast-hypha switch; Spider biofilm repressed): protein MARRPARCYRYCKNKPYPKSRYNRAVPDAKIRIYDLGRKKATVDEFPLCIHLVSNELEQLSSEALEAARICANKYITKVSGRDSFHLRVRVHPFHVLRINKMLSCAGADRLQQGMRGAWGKPHGLAARVSIGQIIMSARTKDSNKDVVIEGLRRARYKFPGQQKIIISKKWGFTPLNRDEYIAKKTNGEVIDDGAYVKFLSRKGNLEANLQQFPNYQYSA from the coding sequence ATGGCTAGAAGACCAGCTAGATGTTACAGATACTGTAAAAACAAACCATACCCAAAATCTAGATACAATAGAGCTGTCCCAGACGCCAAAATCAGAATCTACGATTTAGGTAGAAAGAAGGCCACTGTTGATGAATTCCCATTATGTATTCATTTGGTTTCTAATGAATTGGAACAATTATCATCTGAAGCTTTGGAAGCTGCTCGTATCTGTGCTAACAAATACATTACCAAAGTTTCTGGTAGAGATTCATTCCATTTGAGAGTCAGAGTTCATCCATTCCACGTTTTACGTATCAATAAAATGTTGTCATGTGCCGGTGCCGATAGATTGCAACAAGGTATGAGAGGTGCTTGGGGTAAGCCACATGGTTTAGCTGCCAGAGTTTCTATTGGTCAAATTATCATGTCTGCTAGAACTAAAGACTCTAACAAAGATGTTGTCATTGAAGGTTTAAGAAGAGCTAGATACAAGTTCCCAggtcaacaaaaaattattatttctaaGAAATGGGGTTTCACTCCATTGAACAGAGATGAATATATTGCCAAGAAGACTAACGGTGAAGTTATCGATGATGGTGCTTACGTTAAATTCTTGTCAAGAAAAGGTAACTTGGAAGCTAACTTGCAACAATTCCCAAATTACCAATACTCTGCCTAA